One window of Rhizobium leguminosarum genomic DNA carries:
- a CDS encoding acyl-homoserine-lactone synthase, protein MLQAYWGFKTDVHAGLMEKIWAFRHQQFVERLGWEEIRRADSREIDEFDSEGAIHLPLLHGDEIVGYTRLLPTTEPHLLSDVYPELMDGREWPRAANIYEWTRCISAKSAGPMQGVAASNLLMTAVVEFCLCAGIASLIVETHPKLVSLLISTGWTVMPLAAPTLFRGSLLVPIEARPSAKTLMTHHQVYGINGSLLHLSGGERHPFAPEQAIERLPYMLDDHKDCTLEHRRLARVS, encoded by the coding sequence ATGTTGCAGGCCTACTGGGGCTTTAAAACAGATGTTCATGCCGGCTTAATGGAGAAAATCTGGGCGTTTCGGCACCAGCAATTCGTCGAACGTCTGGGATGGGAAGAGATCCGGCGGGCCGACAGCAGAGAAATCGATGAATTCGACAGCGAAGGCGCCATCCATCTCCCGCTTCTTCACGGCGATGAGATTGTCGGTTACACGAGACTGTTGCCGACCACAGAGCCGCATTTGCTGAGCGACGTGTACCCAGAATTGATGGATGGTAGGGAATGGCCAAGAGCTGCCAACATATACGAGTGGACACGTTGCATTTCTGCGAAATCAGCAGGTCCGATGCAGGGCGTGGCGGCATCCAACCTGTTGATGACGGCCGTCGTCGAATTCTGCCTTTGCGCGGGCATCGCGTCGTTGATCGTCGAGACGCATCCAAAACTGGTCAGCCTGCTGATATCGACAGGCTGGACGGTCATGCCGCTAGCAGCGCCGACGTTGTTCCGCGGCAGTCTACTAGTACCGATCGAAGCACGTCCTAGCGCAAAGACGCTGATGACACATCATCAGGTATATGGGATCAACGGAAGCCTTCTTCACCTCAGCGGCGGCGAGCGGCATCCGTTCGCGCCCGAACAAGCGATAGAGCGGCTCCCATACATGCTCGATGACCACAAGGACTGCACCTTGGAACATCGCCGTCTGGCCCGTGTTTCCTGA
- a CDS encoding FCD domain-containing protein, translating into MKNTAQYQSVDDPRNNADVQAWEEENRAFHRIILSPSNMPRLLRAIDDLHVVSARFLFSGWRAEWEAPTDRDHRAILNALRSGNVDIATAVLSRHVQWMGQKSSSGSAANSGNRS; encoded by the coding sequence CTGAAAAACACCGCTCAATATCAGTCGGTGGATGATCCACGCAACAACGCCGACGTGCAGGCATGGGAGGAGGAAAACCGGGCGTTTCACCGTATCATTCTGTCTCCCAGTAATATGCCGCGCTTGCTAAGGGCAATCGACGACCTGCACGTCGTCAGTGCACGTTTCCTGTTTTCCGGATGGCGGGCGGAGTGGGAGGCGCCGACTGACCGCGATCATCGTGCCATTCTCAACGCGTTGCGTTCGGGGAATGTGGACATCGCCACAGCGGTACTTTCGCGCCACGTGCAATGGATGGGCCAGAAGAGTTCATCCGGATCGGCTGCCAACTCGGGAAATAGATCATAG
- a CDS encoding thiamine phosphate synthase: MKVDPFYLIVDRASWIERLVPLGVKLVQLRVKDRTLPDIRADIRRAKAVCAAHACQLIVNDYWQLAIEEGCDFIHLGQEDLAAANLAAIREAGLKLGLSTHDEAELANALAARPDYIALGPIYPTILKAMAWAPQGLGRLREWKSRIGPLPLVAIGGLMVERIAGVFENGADSAAVVTDITRNPDPEQRTLAWIAATRSVHREC; this comes from the coding sequence ATGAAGGTCGATCCTTTTTATCTGATCGTCGACAGGGCCAGCTGGATCGAAAGGCTGGTGCCGCTTGGCGTCAAATTGGTTCAACTTCGCGTCAAGGACCGCACTCTGCCGGATATACGCGCGGACATCCGGCGGGCAAAAGCAGTCTGTGCGGCGCATGCATGCCAGTTGATCGTCAATGACTATTGGCAGCTTGCCATCGAAGAGGGCTGTGATTTCATCCATCTCGGCCAGGAGGATCTGGCGGCGGCAAATCTTGCCGCCATCCGTGAAGCCGGCCTGAAGCTGGGACTTTCCACGCATGACGAGGCAGAATTGGCAAACGCGCTTGCGGCACGCCCGGACTATATCGCGCTCGGTCCGATCTACCCCACCATTCTCAAGGCGATGGCCTGGGCGCCGCAAGGCCTTGGCCGTCTGCGCGAGTGGAAGAGCCGTATCGGCCCGTTGCCGCTTGTTGCCATTGGCGGCCTGATGGTGGAGCGCATTGCAGGCGTGTTTGAGAATGGGGCCGATAGTGCTGCGGTCGTGACCGACATCACCCGCAACCCTGATCCCGAACAACGGACCCTGGCGTGGATTGCCGCAACCCGATCAGTTCATCGAGAATGCTAA
- a CDS encoding thiazole synthase, which yields MLDLYGSQITSRLFLGTARYPSPAILTEAITRSKTEIVTVSLRREMAGGRNAGAFFDMIRALGVHVLPNTAGCHGVSEAVLTAKMAKEVFRTNWIKLEVIGNHDTLQPDVFALVEAARILTGEGFEVFPYTTDDLVVAERLIEAGCQVLMPWCAPIGSAAGPQNLSALRSMRAHFPDVPLIVDAGIGRPSHAAIVMELGFDAVLLNTAIAGAGDPAAMAEAFAKVIDAGRQAFGAGMLEPRDMAVPSTPVIGKAVFA from the coding sequence ATGCTTGATCTTTACGGAAGCCAAATCACATCACGCCTATTTCTCGGCACCGCGCGTTACCCCTCGCCGGCGATCCTGACCGAAGCCATCACGCGCTCCAAAACCGAGATCGTCACCGTGTCGCTGCGCCGCGAAATGGCCGGCGGGCGCAATGCCGGCGCTTTCTTCGACATGATCCGTGCGCTCGGCGTTCACGTTCTCCCCAACACGGCCGGCTGCCATGGCGTATCCGAGGCGGTGCTGACGGCAAAGATGGCCAAGGAAGTCTTTCGCACCAACTGGATCAAGCTGGAGGTGATCGGCAATCACGACACGCTTCAGCCGGATGTCTTCGCGCTGGTGGAAGCGGCACGCATCCTCACCGGCGAGGGTTTCGAGGTCTTTCCCTATACGACGGACGATCTGGTCGTTGCCGAGCGTCTGATCGAGGCCGGATGCCAGGTGCTGATGCCCTGGTGCGCGCCGATCGGATCTGCGGCAGGGCCACAAAATCTTTCCGCGCTTCGATCGATGCGGGCGCATTTTCCCGACGTGCCGCTCATCGTGGATGCCGGTATCGGCCGGCCCTCGCATGCGGCCATCGTCATGGAGCTGGGCTTCGATGCCGTGCTGCTGAACACCGCGATTGCCGGCGCCGGCGACCCGGCCGCGATGGCAGAAGCCTTTGCCAAGGTCATCGATGCCGGCAGGCAGGCATTCGGCGCAGGTATGTTGGAGCCGCGCGACATGGCCGTGCCTTCGACACCCGTGATCGGAAAGGCGGTGTTTGCATGA
- the thiS gene encoding sulfur carrier protein ThiS → MQLIINGEAQTIAATTLSQLLAALDYEGDWLATAVNGELVHREDRGEHMLNDNDRIEVLTPMQGG, encoded by the coding sequence ATGCAGCTGATCATCAATGGCGAAGCCCAGACAATCGCGGCCACGACGCTTTCGCAGCTTCTGGCCGCACTCGATTACGAAGGCGACTGGCTGGCGACCGCCGTCAACGGCGAACTGGTTCATCGCGAGGATCGCGGTGAGCACATGCTGAACGACAACGACAGGATCGAGGTCCTGACCCCGATGCAGGGAGGCTGA
- the thiO gene encoding glycine oxidase ThiO, which yields MRVLVKGAGVAGLTVARELHARGADVTVFDPHPNFARAASWLAGGMLAPWCERESADEAVLTRGLDAADRWEAILPANVVRNGTLVVASTRDRGELKRFASRTTGYQWVEENDIAALEPMLATRFRHGLFFPREAHLDPRQALRGLKEQLSANGVAFTDADPSEDDFSDIVDCTGAARIGQDRDLRGVRGEMLCLYTEEVTLARPVRLLHPRFPVYVVPRGNGFFMIGATMIETDSDGPITARSLMELLNTAYALHPAFADAAVVETGAGIRPALPDNFPRVVREGKVVVFNGLYRHGFLLAPTMAAEAADLVFSK from the coding sequence ATGCGCGTGCTTGTCAAAGGGGCCGGCGTCGCCGGCCTCACCGTCGCCCGGGAATTGCATGCCCGGGGTGCCGATGTCACGGTCTTCGATCCGCACCCGAACTTCGCTCGTGCGGCGTCCTGGCTCGCCGGCGGCATGCTAGCGCCCTGGTGCGAGCGGGAAAGCGCCGACGAGGCCGTGCTGACGCGCGGCCTCGATGCCGCCGATCGGTGGGAGGCGATCCTGCCCGCCAACGTCGTCCGCAACGGCACGCTCGTCGTCGCCTCGACGCGCGACCGTGGCGAGTTGAAGCGGTTTGCCAGCCGCACGACCGGTTATCAATGGGTTGAAGAGAACGATATCGCCGCTCTCGAGCCCATGCTCGCCACGCGCTTCAGGCACGGCCTGTTCTTCCCACGCGAAGCGCATCTCGACCCGCGTCAGGCGTTGCGTGGATTGAAAGAGCAGCTGTCGGCAAACGGCGTCGCCTTTACCGACGCCGATCCGAGCGAAGACGATTTCTCCGATATCGTTGACTGCACCGGCGCCGCCCGTATCGGACAAGATCGCGACCTGCGCGGCGTCCGTGGGGAGATGCTCTGTCTTTACACCGAAGAGGTCACGCTCGCCCGGCCCGTCCGTCTGCTGCATCCGCGCTTTCCCGTCTATGTCGTTCCCCGCGGCAACGGGTTCTTCATGATCGGCGCGACGATGATCGAGACCGATTCCGACGGCCCGATCACGGCGCGCTCGCTGATGGAATTGCTGAACACGGCCTATGCGCTGCACCCGGCCTTTGCCGACGCCGCCGTCGTCGAAACCGGCGCCGGCATCCGCCCTGCACTCCCCGACAATTTTCCGCGCGTCGTGCGGGAGGGTAAGGTCGTCGTTTTCAACGGCCTTTATCGCCACGGTTTTCTGCTGGCGCCGACCATGGCGGCCGAGGCCGCCGATCTCGTTTTCTCCAAATAG
- the thiC gene encoding phosphomethylpyrimidine synthase ThiC has protein sequence MTIAAKNLTPTVTTGPLPASRKIHIPGDIHPDIRVPMREISVHPTAGEPPVVVYDSSGLYTIEGAEIRIDEGLPPLRRDWVLARGDVEAYDGRHVRPEDNGFVSGDRLTPEFPGRRQPLRARDGKAVTQLAYARAGIITPEMEFIAIRENLGRKAKAEALVRDGESFGADIPDYVTPEFVRREVAAGRAIIPANIGNSAVTSSMAEEVEKMVWAARWGADTVMDLSTGRNIHNIREWIIRNSPLPIGTVPLYQALEKVGGIAEDLTWEIYRDTLIEQAEQGVDYFTIHAGVRLHYIPLTVNRVTGIVSRGGSIMAKWCLHHHRESFLYEHFEEICDICRAYDVSFSLGDGLRPGSIADANDAAQFAELETLGELTKIAWARGCQVMIEGPGHVPMHKIKENMDKQLAVCGEAPFYTLGPLTTDIAPGYDHITSGIGAAMIGWFGTAMLCYVTPKEHLGLPDRNDVKTGVITYKIAAHAADLAKGHPAARLRDDALSRARFEFRWEDQFNLSLDPDTARSFHDETLPKEAHKVAHFCSMCGPKFCSMRISHDIRAEAQKEGLDAMAAKYREGGDLYMPVDTYAHGAD, from the coding sequence ATGACCATTGCCGCAAAAAACCTCACCCCGACCGTCACCACCGGCCCGCTGCCGGCCTCGCGGAAGATCCATATTCCGGGAGACATCCATCCCGATATCCGCGTGCCGATGCGCGAAATCAGCGTCCACCCGACCGCCGGCGAACCGCCTGTCGTCGTCTATGATTCCTCCGGCCTCTACACGATCGAAGGTGCTGAGATCCGCATCGATGAGGGCCTGCCCCCACTGCGCCGCGACTGGGTGCTGGCCCGCGGCGATGTCGAAGCCTATGACGGCCGCCATGTCCGCCCCGAGGATAACGGCTTCGTCAGCGGCGACCGGCTGACGCCGGAATTCCCGGGACGGCGCCAGCCGCTGCGCGCCAGGGACGGCAAAGCCGTTACACAGCTCGCCTATGCGCGCGCCGGCATCATCACGCCGGAGATGGAGTTCATCGCCATTCGCGAGAATCTCGGCCGCAAGGCCAAAGCCGAAGCCCTGGTGCGCGACGGTGAAAGCTTCGGCGCCGATATTCCCGATTACGTGACGCCGGAATTCGTCCGCCGGGAAGTCGCCGCCGGCCGGGCGATCATCCCCGCCAATATCGGCAACTCCGCCGTCACCTCATCGATGGCCGAAGAAGTCGAGAAGATGGTCTGGGCTGCCCGCTGGGGCGCCGATACTGTCATGGATCTTTCGACCGGCCGCAACATCCACAATATCCGCGAATGGATCATCCGCAATTCGCCGCTGCCGATCGGCACGGTGCCGCTCTATCAGGCGCTGGAAAAGGTCGGCGGCATCGCCGAGGACCTCACCTGGGAGATCTATCGCGATACGCTGATCGAGCAGGCCGAACAGGGCGTCGATTATTTCACCATCCATGCCGGCGTGCGGCTGCACTACATCCCGCTCACCGTCAACCGCGTGACCGGCATCGTCTCTCGTGGTGGTTCGATTATGGCCAAGTGGTGCCTCCATCATCACCGCGAAAGCTTCCTCTACGAGCATTTCGAAGAGATCTGCGACATCTGCCGGGCCTATGATGTCTCCTTCTCGCTCGGCGACGGCCTTCGCCCCGGCTCGATCGCGGATGCTAATGATGCGGCCCAATTTGCCGAACTCGAAACGCTCGGCGAGTTGACGAAGATTGCCTGGGCCAGGGGTTGCCAGGTGATGATCGAGGGGCCTGGTCATGTGCCGATGCACAAGATCAAGGAAAATATGGACAAGCAGCTCGCCGTCTGCGGCGAGGCACCCTTCTACACGCTGGGGCCGCTGACGACCGATATCGCGCCCGGCTACGACCATATCACCTCCGGCATCGGTGCGGCGATGATCGGCTGGTTCGGCACGGCCATGCTCTGCTACGTCACCCCGAAAGAGCATCTCGGCCTGCCTGATCGCAACGACGTCAAGACCGGCGTCATCACCTACAAGATCGCCGCCCATGCGGCGGACCTTGCCAAGGGGCACCCGGCCGCTCGCCTGCGCGACGACGCCCTGTCGCGGGCGCGCTTCGAATTCCGCTGGGAAGACCAGTTCAACCTCTCTCTCGATCCCGATACCGCCCGCTCCTTCCACGATGAGACACTTCCGAAGGAAGCGCACAAGGTGGCGCATTTCTGTTCGATGTGCGGCCCGAAATTCTGCTCCATGAGAATATCGCATGACATCCGCGCCGAAGCACAGAAGGAAGGCCTGGATGCGATGGCGGCGAAATACCGTGAGGGCGGTGATCTCTACATGCCCGTCGACACCTACGCCCACGGGGCGGATTGA
- a CDS encoding IS5 family transposase produces the protein MPFKHNSSRRHRIGQMKFKVTNWPEYEAGLRERGSLTLWLTPEALAGWTAPRRTTRGGQPRYSDLAIETTLTLGLVFGLRLRQAEGFLASVLRMMGLALAVPDHTTVSRRAQTWQSPHRRADRQGSPDGPVHVLVDSSGLQIYGAGQWLEEKHGAKSRRGWRKLHLALDADSGEIVAHTMTDQDTGDASQVGPLLDQIDGPIGRFTADGAYDGTTYDAIIGHSADAAIVIPPRVNAVEPTGDQPPGQRDQHIAAIIRDGRMKWQASTGYGSRALVETAIGRYKSIIGRRLRARSFHAQQTEVAIGCAVLNRMLVTARPKSVRRKPKLA, from the coding sequence ATGCCTTTCAAACACAATTCTTCCCGCCGCCATCGAATAGGCCAGATGAAATTCAAGGTGACGAACTGGCCGGAATATGAGGCGGGCCTCCGCGAACGCGGCAGCCTGACCCTGTGGCTGACGCCGGAAGCGCTTGCTGGTTGGACTGCCCCACGACGCACGACCCGCGGCGGTCAGCCGCGTTATTCCGATCTCGCGATTGAGACCACCTTGACGCTGGGCCTGGTGTTCGGTCTACGACTGCGCCAGGCCGAAGGATTTCTGGCATCAGTACTACGAATGATGGGGCTAGCGCTCGCTGTCCCGGATCATACCACGGTCAGCCGACGAGCGCAGACGTGGCAATCGCCCCACAGACGGGCTGATCGGCAGGGATCACCGGACGGGCCGGTGCATGTTCTTGTCGACAGCAGCGGTCTTCAAATCTACGGCGCAGGGCAATGGCTGGAGGAGAAACATGGCGCCAAATCCCGTCGCGGTTGGCGCAAGTTGCATCTGGCACTGGATGCCGATAGCGGCGAGATTGTCGCCCACACAATGACTGACCAGGATACGGGGGATGCCTCGCAGGTGGGCCCATTGCTCGATCAGATCGACGGTCCAATCGGACGGTTCACCGCCGATGGCGCCTATGATGGAACCACCTACGACGCGATCATCGGCCACAGCGCCGATGCTGCCATCGTCATTCCGCCACGCGTCAACGCGGTCGAACCGACCGGCGATCAACCGCCCGGCCAAAGGGATCAGCATATCGCCGCAATCATCAGAGACGGCCGGATGAAATGGCAAGCCTCCACCGGCTACGGAAGCCGCGCGTTGGTCGAGACCGCCATCGGACGGTACAAGTCCATCATCGGGCGTCGGCTGCGGGCTCGGTCGTTTCACGCTCAACAGACGGAAGTCGCCATCGGCTGCGCCGTCCTCAACCGCATGCTTGTCACCGCACGCCCGAAATCCGTTCGTCGGAAGCCAAAGCTAGCATAG
- a CDS encoding IS1595 family transposase encodes MSEMMLATLSNIRTVEDMVAAFRDEEHCRRLLESMVWPNGRSCPACGYKRSIAIAGRDTGKRRARPGLYQCSSGDCRLQFAVTTHTPLHATKLPLRVWLKAMWLLLQSDKGLSSVRLAETLGVSQPTAWRIGHALRLIVARENMLDGTVEIDHFYLGGRPRKYPDDPSLGRGRKGQAKTQKTPVVAIVQRPAAVTPGSAAGDARAAVVTGLSLRAAVGAIAPQVELQAHLMSDEAKAFMAIGESFAAHETVNHSSREYVRDTVHVNSVEGFNARVRRTIAGVFHHISPELADLYFHEIGFRWSQRVVTGQAMRKSRNGRESMKTLWSRVPPALQLLQVFRAATGRQMRRSPDGGITIKSAVAVFG; translated from the coding sequence ATGTCTGAAATGATGCTGGCAACGCTTTCCAATATTCGGACAGTTGAAGACATGGTCGCCGCGTTCCGGGACGAGGAGCATTGCCGTCGTTTGCTGGAAAGCATGGTATGGCCGAATGGCAGGAGCTGCCCCGCCTGTGGTTACAAACGCTCGATCGCGATAGCTGGCCGCGATACTGGCAAGCGCCGTGCGCGGCCGGGTCTCTATCAATGCTCCAGCGGTGATTGCCGTCTCCAGTTCGCGGTGACAACGCATACGCCCTTGCACGCCACGAAACTTCCCTTGCGCGTATGGCTCAAGGCGATGTGGCTGTTGTTGCAATCGGACAAAGGCTTGTCCTCGGTTCGTCTCGCCGAGACGCTCGGTGTAAGCCAACCCACGGCCTGGCGGATCGGTCATGCTCTGCGTCTCATAGTGGCGCGCGAGAACATGCTCGACGGCACGGTAGAGATCGACCATTTCTATCTCGGTGGCAGGCCACGAAAGTATCCCGATGATCCATCGCTCGGAAGGGGGCGCAAAGGGCAAGCAAAAACGCAGAAGACGCCGGTCGTGGCAATTGTTCAGCGACCAGCAGCTGTCACCCCCGGTTCCGCTGCGGGCGATGCTCGCGCCGCTGTCGTTACCGGCCTTTCATTGCGTGCTGCCGTAGGTGCGATTGCGCCACAAGTCGAGCTTCAGGCACATTTGATGAGTGACGAGGCAAAGGCATTCATGGCTATTGGCGAGAGCTTTGCCGCACACGAGACGGTCAACCACTCCAGCCGTGAATATGTCCGTGATACCGTACACGTTAATTCAGTTGAAGGGTTCAACGCTCGGGTCCGCCGAACCATCGCAGGTGTCTTTCATCACATCAGCCCGGAACTCGCCGATTTGTATTTCCATGAAATAGGCTTCCGCTGGTCACAACGTGTCGTAACCGGCCAGGCTATGCGAAAAAGCCGAAATGGCAGGGAAAGTATGAAAACCCTTTGGTCGCGGGTGCCTCCCGCACTGCAGTTGTTGCAAGTGTTCCGCGCTGCCACCGGTCGCCAGATGCGCAGAAGTCCGGACGGCGGCATCACCATCAAATCGGCTGTAGCTGTCTTTGGTTGA
- a CDS encoding NADH:flavin oxidoreductase — protein MHPDNQFTHADNAALIFDELKFRSLTVKNRLFRSNISGQFDDYNGHGGNARLNWEEKFARGGIGCIISSFTPVSVRGRILVRYAMIDNDDKVPFWREVGRRVHGHDCRFIMQLSHSGRQQDMGGVENLFNKGLNSTDKSDYFHGLLAQAMTKPEISEVVEQFAHGARRAREAGLDGVELHGANGYLLTQFLSSGINDRTDEYGGGWEGRARFVLEIVRAIRREVGQDFHLQMKINGVDHNDWLYPWIRKGNTLDETVNICKMLLDGGKGVDSFHISSGSTFPHPRNPAGDLPLNDLHRWYDGMLSQGTRAPMNYAIFSNPVLGRAFQALWRWRRGKVIEGINLDYARAVSEAVRKIDPAIKVLCTGGFQHADRIAEAIRSKACDGVTMARPLIANNDLPKILAEANGPEKECTYCNKCLLNDLENPLGCYDLSRFDGTSFEDRYGKMIKQVMSVYEPPTFH, from the coding sequence ATGCACCCAGATAACCAGTTTACCCACGCCGACAACGCGGCACTTATTTTCGACGAGCTGAAGTTTCGCTCGCTGACGGTCAAAAACCGGCTCTTCCGATCCAATATATCAGGCCAGTTCGACGACTATAACGGTCACGGCGGGAACGCCCGGTTGAACTGGGAAGAGAAGTTTGCCCGCGGCGGGATCGGCTGCATCATTTCCTCCTTCACCCCAGTCTCGGTGCGCGGCCGCATCCTCGTACGCTACGCGATGATCGACAATGACGATAAGGTACCCTTCTGGCGAGAAGTTGGCCGTCGCGTCCATGGCCATGACTGTCGGTTCATCATGCAGCTCAGCCATTCCGGCCGCCAGCAGGACATGGGCGGCGTCGAGAACCTGTTCAACAAGGGGCTGAACTCGACCGACAAGAGCGATTATTTCCATGGGCTGCTCGCACAGGCGATGACGAAGCCCGAAATCTCCGAGGTTGTCGAACAGTTCGCCCACGGCGCGCGCCGCGCCCGGGAGGCGGGGCTCGACGGCGTCGAACTTCACGGCGCCAACGGCTATCTGCTGACGCAGTTTCTAAGCTCCGGCATCAACGATCGCACGGATGAATATGGCGGCGGTTGGGAGGGCAGGGCGCGTTTCGTGCTTGAGATCGTCAGGGCGATCCGCCGCGAGGTCGGCCAGGATTTTCACCTGCAGATGAAGATCAACGGCGTTGATCATAACGACTGGCTCTATCCTTGGATCAGGAAGGGCAACACGCTCGACGAGACCGTCAATATCTGCAAGATGCTGCTCGACGGCGGCAAGGGCGTCGATTCCTTCCATATTTCGAGCGGCTCGACCTTTCCGCATCCGCGCAATCCGGCCGGCGACTTGCCGCTCAATGATCTGCATCGCTGGTACGACGGCATGCTCTCACAGGGCACGCGGGCGCCGATGAATTACGCGATCTTTTCCAATCCGGTGCTCGGCCGTGCCTTCCAGGCGCTCTGGCGCTGGCGCCGGGGCAAGGTCATCGAAGGCATCAATCTCGATTATGCGCGCGCCGTTTCCGAAGCGGTTCGCAAGATCGATCCCGCGATCAAGGTGCTCTGTACCGGCGGCTTCCAGCATGCCGACAGGATCGCCGAGGCCATCCGCTCGAAGGCCTGCGACGGCGTCACCATGGCCCGCCCGCTGATCGCCAACAACGATCTGCCGAAGATCCTCGCCGAGGCCAACGGCCCGGAGAAGGAATGCACCTACTGCAACAAGTGTCTGCTGAATGACCTCGAAAACCCGCTCGGCTGCTATGACCTCAGCCGGTTCGACGGGACGAGCTTCGAGGATCGTTATGGAAAGATGATCAAGCAGGTCATGTCGGTTTACGAGCCGCCGACCTTCCATTGA
- a CDS encoding cytochrome c → MSSDNDRKTPVEIAVDRRRRWWLAIVMLLLLAVVYYLVFVNQYVVAFKSQSEHFMHGSIGSETATGPPYWVFKALPVMYADKLGPEGWGRFGFLYEKPDDDLPIGVSRRVVSGVERVWLNCSVCHVGTYHLPGDPVRHLIPGAPSNNLRLQEFIRFFIDVGRDPGFTADALIATIDGPKVGGDLNVFERLIYRYVVFPRVKNAFLDLGTQLDFVKRQEEWGPGRVDTFNPYKALQFNFPMDEGHISGAALNGSSDYPAIWRQRPREGMNLHWDGNNDSVAERNLSAALGAGVTPVTVDRASIARIEDWMWDLPSPQFPAADKIDQAKAGQGRTLFLNYCADCHGFKDANGYSYDRQHFMRLGKTVPLDEIGTDVGRWTSYTENFAAEQNLLYAGYSWRFSRFHKTDGYANHPLDGIWARSPYLHNGSVPTLRDLLEPSAKRPSVWFRGSDEFDLAKVGYRSDQAGSGDLFRYDTTRPGNANTGHEGYRYGTELPDAAKDALVEYMKTL, encoded by the coding sequence ATGAGCAGCGACAACGACCGCAAGACGCCCGTCGAGATCGCAGTCGACCGCCGCCGTCGATGGTGGCTGGCGATCGTCATGCTGCTGTTGCTCGCGGTCGTCTATTACTTGGTCTTCGTCAACCAGTATGTCGTCGCCTTCAAAAGCCAGAGCGAGCATTTCATGCATGGCTCGATCGGCAGCGAGACGGCGACAGGGCCGCCCTACTGGGTCTTCAAGGCATTGCCCGTCATGTATGCGGACAAGCTCGGGCCGGAAGGCTGGGGCCGCTTCGGCTTCCTCTATGAAAAGCCGGACGACGACCTGCCGATCGGGGTGTCGCGCCGTGTGGTCTCCGGCGTCGAGCGGGTCTGGCTCAACTGTTCCGTCTGCCATGTCGGCACCTATCACCTGCCCGGCGATCCGGTTCGTCATCTCATCCCCGGCGCGCCCTCCAACAATTTGCGCCTGCAGGAATTCATTCGCTTCTTCATCGATGTCGGCCGCGATCCCGGTTTTACCGCCGACGCGCTGATTGCGACGATCGATGGCCCGAAGGTCGGCGGCGATCTCAATGTCTTCGAGCGGCTGATCTACCGCTATGTGGTATTCCCACGCGTCAAGAACGCCTTCCTCGACCTCGGCACCCAGCTCGATTTCGTCAAGCGGCAGGAGGAATGGGGACCGGGCCGCGTCGACACGTTCAATCCCTACAAGGCGCTGCAGTTCAACTTTCCCATGGACGAGGGCCATATCAGCGGCGCGGCCCTGAACGGCTCGTCCGACTATCCCGCCATCTGGCGCCAGCGCCCGCGCGAGGGCATGAACCTCCATTGGGACGGCAACAACGATTCCGTCGCCGAACGCAATCTCAGCGCCGCCCTCGGCGCCGGTGTGACGCCCGTGACGGTCGACCGGGCGTCGATTGCACGTATCGAGGACTGGATGTGGGATCTGCCTTCGCCGCAATTCCCCGCCGCCGACAAGATCGATCAGGCGAAGGCCGGGCAGGGCAGGACGCTGTTCCTCAACTATTGCGCCGATTGCCACGGCTTCAAGGATGCCAACGGCTACAGCTACGACCGGCAGCACTTCATGCGGCTGGGCAAGACGGTTCCGCTCGACGAGATCGGCACCGATGTCGGGCGCTGGACCTCCTACACGGAAAATTTCGCCGCCGAGCAGAACCTGCTTTATGCCGGCTATTCCTGGCGCTTCAGCCGCTTCCACAAGACGGACGGCTATGCCAATCACCCTCTCGACGGCATCTGGGCGCGCTCGCCCTATCTGCACAACGGCTCCGTGCCGACGCTGCGCGACCTGCTTGAGCCGAGCGCGAAGCGGCCCTCCGTCTGGTTTCGCGGCAGCGACGAGTTCGATCTCGCCAAAGTCGGCTATCGCTCCGATCAGGCCGGCAGCGGCGATCTCTTTCGCTACGACACGACGCGGCCGGGCAACGCCAATACCGGCCATGAAGGATACCGCTACGGCACGGAGCTGCCGGACGCGGCAAAAGACGCCCTCGTCGAATATATGAAAACGCTATGA